In Leishmania donovani BPK282A1 complete genome, chromosome 35, the following are encoded in one genomic region:
- a CDS encoding QA-SNARE protein putative codes for MATRDRTGEFLQYRAIRPRRPETEQLLAEEESMNRVYVTPLWVKKMADVRRVEDQIKEQMAALEKLRRDHLKVEFSSTRDEGREEAEIEDAQNTIDRLFKQSEKGVKDLEISYTRDLPDGGTDAELSILRNVKMCLVNEINNISKLYRESQRRYMMDVKKQQLVSQRWAGGDRQKAVEQQLENDALMDQYLQKGMTQEQVETIMLNQQMADERVKEFERIYSSIKSLHEMFKDMNTLVIEQGALLDRIDYNMAITHTRVQKARTELQRAAEYQSAGTFKLCVLFMIILIIGLMIAVFFKAIT; via the coding sequence ATGGCGACTCGCGACCGCACGGGTGAGTTCCTGCAGTACCGCGCGATccgccctcgccggcctgagacggagcagctgcttgcCGAAGAGGAGAGCATGAATCGCGTCTATGTGACTCCGCTTTGGGTGAAAAAGATGGCTGATGTCCGTCGTGTTGAAGACCAAATCAAGGAGCAAATGGCGGCGctcgagaagctgcgcagGGACCACCTCAAAGTGGAGTTCAGCTCCACGCGTGACGAAGGgcgcgaggaggccgagATCGAGGATGCTCAGAACACAATTGATCGCCTCTTCAAGCAAAGCGAGAAGGGTGTGAAGGATTTGGAAATCTCCTACACACGCGACCTCCCTGACGGGGGCACGGATGCCGAGTTGAGCATTTTGCGCAATGTCAAGATGTGCCTGGTGAACGAGATCAACAACATCAGCAAACTCTACCGCGAGAGTCAACGCCGTTACATGATGGATGTGAAGAAACAGCAGCTCGTCTCGCAGCGGTGGGCTGGCGGCGACCGGCagaaggcggtggagcagcaaCTGGAGAACGACGCGCTTATGGATCAGTACCTGCAGAAGGGTATGACGCAGGAGCAGGTCGAGACGATCATGCTAAATCAGCAGATGGCAGATGAGCGGGTGAAGGAGTTTGAGCGCATCTATAGCTCCATCAAGTCTCTGCATGAGATGTTCAAGGACATGAACACTCTCGTCATTGAGCAAGGCGCCTTGCTCGATCGCATTGATTACAACATGGCCATCACCCACACCCGTGTGCAGAAGGCGCGCACAGAGCTGCAGAGGGCCGCGGAGTACCAGTCCGCCGGCACATTCAAACTGTGCGTTCTCTTCATGATTATACTCATTATTGGCTTGATGATAGCCGTCTTCTTCAAGGCCATTACCTGA
- a CDS encoding acyl-CoA dehydrogenase, putative produces the protein MRRTAVALSSAAAAGEAPPNPVTYLTDDEKMLVETVRAFSLTHVVPRSRQMDEEGKMDPVVLKEAFAAGLMGIETPADLEGGGMSFFSSILAIEELARHDPAVSVTVDVQNTLVNNIFFNFANDAQRRKYLPKLAKDTVGCFCLTEAGSGSDAFALNTKAEKKGSKWVINGSKLYITNGGWAGIFLVMATVDPSKGYKGITCFVVDSSETPGVSVVRTENKLGIRASSTAELRLENVEVPEENVIGEVGKGYKIAINILNEGRIGIGAQMLGIAQGSLDIVMPYLFQRKQFGKFIGDFQGMQMQYAECAMELHAARLMVYNASRKKQNNEMFIQDAAMAKYFASVVAEKTASRAVEWAGGVGFMKDFGLERFYRDAKIGAIYEGTSIIQLQTIAKMIKAQYDKSSSPSGASN, from the coding sequence ATGCGGCGCACTGCCGTGGCGCTCTCtagcgcggcagccgccggtGAGGCGCCGCCGAATCCGGTCACCTACCTCACCGATGATGAGAAAATGCTTGTCGAGACGGTACGTGCCTTTAGCCTGACACACGTGGTGCCGAGGTCTCGCCAGATGGATGAAGAGGGCAAGATGGACCCTGTTGTGCTTAAGGAGGCCTTTGCTGCCGGTCTCATGGGCATTGAGACCCCCGCCGACCTCGAGGGTGGCGGCATGAGCTTCTTTTCCAGCATTCTCGCTATCGAGGAGTTGGCGCGTCACGACCCTGCCGTCTCGGTCACGGTGGACGTACAGAACACGCTCGTCAACAACATCTTCTTCAACTTCGCGAACGACGCGCAGCGCAGAAAGTACCTGCCCAAGCTCGCCAAGGACACAGTGGGCTGCTTCTGCCTCACTGAGGCgggaagcggcagcgacgccttcGCGCTGAATacgaaggcggagaagaagggcTCGAAGTGGGTCATCAACGGCTCGAAGCTGTACATCACGAACGGCGGATGGGCAGGCATCTTCCTTGTCATGGCAACGGTGGACCCATCGAAGGGCTACAAGGGAATCACCTGCTTCGTAGTGGACTCTTCTGAGACCCCAGGAGTCTCTGTGGTACGGACAGAGAACAAACTAGGTATTCGCGCCAGCTCGACGGCCGAGCTCCGACTAGAAAACGTGGAGGTGCCGGAGGAGAACGTGATTGGAGAGGTCGGCAAGGGCTACAAGATTGCTATCAACATCCTCAACGAGGGACGCATCGGCATCGGCGCGCAGATGCTCGGTATTGCACAGGGCTCCCTAGACATCGTCATGCCGTACCTCTTTCAGCGCAAGCAGTTTGGGAAGTTCATCGGCGATTTCCAGGGTATGCAGATGCAGTACGCCGAGTGCGCCATGGAGTTACACGCTGCGCGGCTCATGGTCTACAATGCGTCTCGCAAGAAGCAGAACAACGAGATGTTCATCCAGGACGCGGCGATGGCCAAGTATTTCGCTTCCGTTGTCGCAGAGAAAACGGCCAGCCGTGCGGTGGAGTGGGCTGGTGGCGTCGGCTTCATGAAGGACTTCGGTCTGGAGCGTTTCTACCGCGATGCCAAGATCGGTGCCATCTACGAAGGTACCTCCATCATTCAGCTGCAGACCATTGCCAAGATGATCAAAGCCCAGTACGACAAGTCTTCCTCCCCTTCAGGCGCCTCAAATTAA